Genomic DNA from Gallaecimonas pentaromativorans:
AGGCTCAGGCCAAGCCGTTATCTTACGCGCCCCCACGGGCATTTCCCTCCTGGCCCGGCCTATTTCGGCAAGTTAATTCACACCTTGAATATCCTATTACAGCTTTGTCACAAAGCTGAAAGCGCCCGACTGTAAGAAAATTACTTACCTTTTAACCATTTGATTTATAAGCAATAAACACCTGAACGGCGATAGCGCTTTTTTTTCGCAAATTCCAGGCGAAGCCGCGCCAAGTGTGGCTCTTGCGCCTTTCCCCACAGAGTTATCCACAGAAAAAGTGGATAACTTAAGCCAGCCCTTACCGGCTCTGGCGTGAGGACGGATCAGTCATTTATTTGCGGTTTAAAGTAACGAAAGCAACTGATCGCCCCCGCCCCGTCGATGGCTGAAAAAACGCACTTTTGGTCAATGGGCCGTCATCTTGCCCAAAAGGCAAGCAATCGGACTTTTCTGGGTATCATTAGTGTTGACAGCCCCAGAGGCCGTGGATAACATTCGCCACCGTTGCTCCCCCGTAGTTCAGTCGGTAGAACGGCGGACTGTTAATCCGTATGTCACTGGTTCAAGTCCAGTCGGGGGAGCCAGTTTAAAACGACATGGCGCCTGGCGCGGTGTCAGCCCCTAGGGCAACACAATTTATTCCCTCGTAGTTCAGTCGGTAGAACGGCGGACTGTTAATCCGTATGTCACTGGTTCAAGTCCAGTCGAGGGAGCCAAACAAGAAGTGCTTTCAACCTTTGGTTGACCCCCAGCAAAGCCAGCTTAGCGCTGATGTCACTGACCTGGGCGGCCCCGTACCAGTCCAGTCGAGGGAGCCAAATCACCGCCACGGCGGTTCGCACAAGCGAGACAATTTATTCCCCCGTAGTTCAGTCGGTAGAACGGCGGACTGTTAATCCGTATGTCACTGGTTCAAGTCCAGTCGGGGGAGCCACTTTAAAAAGGCCAGCATCAGCTGGCCTTTTTCTTTTTCTGATGTTGATATGCGAAATCCCAAGGCACGGGGCCTGCCTCGCAGGCCATGTCACTGACCTCGGCGGCCCCGTACAAGTCCAGTCGGGGGAGCCACTTTAAAAAGGCCAGCATCAGCTGGCCTTTTCTTTTTCTGATGTTGATATGCGAAATCCCAAGGCACGGGGCCTGCCTCGCAGGCCATGTCACTGACCTCGGCGGCCCCGTACAAGTCCAGTCGGGGGAGCCACTTTAAAAAGGCCAGCATCAGTTGGCCTTTTCTTTTTCTGACGTTGATATGCGAAATCCCAAGGCACGGGGCCTGCCTCGCAGGCCATGCCACTGACCTGGGCGGCCCCGTTCAAGTCCAGTCGAGGGAGCCAACACTAAAAGGCCAGCATCAGCTGGCCTTTTCTTTTTCTGACGTTGATATGCGAAATCCCAAGGCACGGGGCCTGCCTCGCAGGCCATGTCACTGACCTCGGCGGCCCCGTTCAAGTCCAGTCGGGGGAGCCAACACTAAAAGGCCAGCATCAGCTGGCCTTTTCTTTTCCTGTTTTGATAGCTGAGTCCCCAGGCACCAGGCTGCATGGCCAGTCGAGGAACCCCTTCCCGGCCCGGCTCACGTTTTTTAGCAGGTCACATCGTTATTAAAGCCAGGCACGCTTTCTCAAGCGCAGCCAGGGGCCGCCGATACGCAGCTGGCGCAACACCGCCAGACTTTCTTAAAAAGGCCTTATTTCCCTGAGCCGACGCCAATATAAGAAATTTGGCTTATTGCCAGCGGTCTTCGTCGCCTTTTTCAAAGCCTGTCATGGAAATGCCAGGGGTTATGGTTTAGATCTGGTGTCAGGCTGTTTTGGTTTAAAATTCAACAGCTACCGTCCGAGCGCCCAGTGGAGGGGAATTAAAACAATGAAACCCGGTGCAGCTTCTGCCTCCTCATTGCTTATCTTAACTTTTGTCGCCTGGCTGCTGATGACCCTCAGCCTGGTGATGATTGGCCGTGCCCAATTGGCCGAGCAACAGCAACTAGCGGTGCAAAGTGCCATTGCCTGGCAACAGCAACCCGATTCCCCGGCGCCGCCAGACTGGCTACAATGGCAGCGCCCCGGCACCCAACCACAAGCTCGCGCCCCTCGCCACGGCACCTTGGCCGCTTCCGTTATGGGCGTCTTGCTGGGGGCGAAGGAGCAGCAACTTGGCCCCCTGCGCTGGCGCCTGGACAGCTCCGCCCTTTATGCCCAGATTGAGATAGCGCTGCTGCTGGCACTGCTTATTCCCCTGGCCGGTGGCGTGCTCGTCTACCTCATTAGAAAACGCATCCTTGAGCGCCTGAAGATCGTTGACCAAGAGCTAAGCCAACTCATCGACCACTTGGACGAAGGTGAAGAGCTGCCCGGCAGCATCTCGGTGGATGCCTTTAACGGCACCCTTGCCGCCATTGCCGAAGCCCGCGCCCGGGTATTGCAGCAAAGCGCCGAGCAGCAGCGGGTTATCAAGGCCTTAAGCCAGCAGGTGCTGAGCGACCCTCTTACCACCCTGCCCAACCGCCGCGCCTTTAACGACCAATTAGGCCGCGAGCTTGCCAACAAAAACGCCGTTGGCCTGCTGCTTATTCGCGCCACTGCCTTGAGAGCCATCAACGACGAAGACGGCTACAGCGCCGGCGACCAATACCTGCGCGACCTCGCCCAGATCTTAAAGCGCCAGTCAGGCAAAAAGCTGGCGTGCCGCAGCTATCGCCTTTCGGGCAGCGACTTTATGGTGCTGGTTGCCACCGGCGAGCTGGGCGAGTTGGACCAGTTTGCCCAGCACCTGATGGCGGAGCTGATGTCCCTTCGCAATCAGTCCAAAGAACAGATGCCCGCCTATATTGGCGGCGCCCTGGTTAAAGACACCACCTTAACCGCCGCCCTGTCCCTGGCCGACACCACCTTGTCGCTGGCCATGGCCCAGGGCCAGCCGGGCTGGCATGTGGACGCCGGCCTTGGCCCCAATAAATCCCTTGAGCAGCGCACCCAGCAGCAATGGCGCGACCATATCCAATACCTGCTGACCGGCCAGGGCCTGACCTTGCTGGCCCAGCCCATTCAGGGGGTTAACCGCAACGAGGTGCACTACACCGAAATTCTGGCCCGCTGCCACGACAAAGACGGCCGGCTGCTACCCACCGCCTCAGTAATGGCCATGGCCGAGCGCCTGGGGCTTATCCAGCAACTGGACAAACTGGTGATGGAAAGCGCGCTCAAGGAGCTGGTAGGCAAACCTCTTGGCCGCTCCATGTACGCCATCAACCTCAACGCCCTGACGGTGCAAGATCCACACTTTGTGATTTGGCTGGAGCGCAAGCTGCTGGCCCACCCCGAGCTTGCCCGTCACCTGGTGTTTGAGGTGCCGGAAGCCGGGCTTATCCGCCAGGTGGGCGCCAGCCAGCGCTTTATCGAGCTGCTGCACAAGATGGCGTGCCGCATCACCATCGAGCGTTTCGGCACCGGCCTTGGCGCCATTCGCTTCTTCAAGGCCCTGAAACCTGACTTTGTGAAGGTGGACGCGGCGCTCAGCCGCGCCATCGATCAGGACAAAGACGGCCAATATTACCTGCGTATCTTGGTGGACATCGCCCACCGCCTGGGGGTCAAGGTGCTGGCCGAGAACGTGGAGAACGCCGAAGAGCGCATGGTGCTGACCGACCTTCGCCTCGATGGGCTGCAAGGTTATTACCTGGCAAGACCGGTACCCTTCGGGCCCTCGGCCCTGACCATGAACCCATAAAAAACGCCGCATCATGCGGCGTTTTTTTCATCCCTCGCTGCTCCCTGCTGGCTCACCATCACCCCCAGCAGCACCAGGCTACTAGCCAGCAGTTGGCTGGGGCTAAGCCGCTCATCAAGTAGCACCATGGCCATCACCAGTGAAAAGAGCGGGATCAGGTTCACAAACACCGCCACCCTAGCCGCCGGGAGCCTGGCCATGGCGAAGTTGTACAGCCCATAGGCCCCAAGGGTGACCCCCAGCCCCAGATACAGCATGGACAACAGGGCCTGGCTGCTAAGCCCGCTCGGCACCGGGGCGCTCAAAAGCGCCATCGGCAGGAAAAACAGTGAACCGCTGATGGCCTGGATGGCGGTCAGCCACAGCGGCGAGTACCGGTCGGAGAGCTTTTTCAGCGACAGCGAATAGATGGCGGCGCAGACCATGGCGGCAAATTCCAGGCTATTGCCCAGCAGCGGATTGGGCGCATCGGCCGACACAGTGCCGGCCGCGCTCAGCCACAACACCCCCACCAGAGCCATGGCGAGCCCCAGCCACAGCCGTGGCGAGGCCTTTTCTTTTAACACCAACACCGCGCCGCCAACGGTAAGAAGCGGCAGCACCGCGGTGACCATGCCGGCCTGGCCGGCCGAGGTATATAAAAGGGCTTTGGCTTCAAACACGAAATACAGGCAAGGCTCGGCCAGCGACATAGCCGCAAACAGGCGCCAATCACCTTTTTGGTAATGGGCTTTGCCCCAGAACCGCTTCATGGCCAGCAGCGCAATGGCAGCAATCCACATCCTCGCGCAAATCACCCACAGTGGTGATACCTCCACAAACACCACCTTGAGCACCACAAAGGTGCTGGCCCACAAGGCCATGGCCAGGACCAGGGCAACTAACGGCATAAAGACCCCACAGACTCCCCTGTTGTTTAGGGGAGGACAAAACACGATAATAACCCGCTGATTCTACTTTGGCCGAAGGGGACCAAGCCACCCATGGGCGATTATCTGCTGTTATTGATAGGCACAGTGCTGGTCAATAACTTCGTGCTGGTGAAATTTCTCGGGCTCTGCCCCTTCATGGGGGTATCCAACAAGCTGGAAAGTGCCATTGGCATGTCCCTGGCCACCACCTTTGTGCTGACCCTGGCCTCCCTGTGCAGCTACCTGGTCAACACCTACCTGCTCGAGCCCTTGGGTATCGGCTACCTGCGCACCCTCTCCTTCATTTTGGTGATAGCGGTGGTGGTACAGTTCACCGAGATGGTGGTGCAAAAAACCAGCCCCATGCTGTACCGGGTGCTGGGCATCTTCCTGCCTCTTATCACCACCAACTGTGCGGTGCTGGGGGTGGCGCTTTTGAACATCAACGAAAACCACACCTTGATGCAGTCGCTGATTTACGGTTTTGGCGCCGCCGTGGGCTTCTCGCTGGTGCTTATCCTTTTTGCCGCCATGCGCGAGCGCCTGGCCGCCGCCGACGTGCCGGTGCCCTTTAAGGGCCCGGCCATCGCCTTGATCACCGCCGGGCTGATGTCCCTGGCCTTTATGGGCTTTACCGGCCTCGTTAAGCTGTAACCATGACCATTCTTTACGCCATTCTTGCCCTTGCCGCCCTGGCCCTGGTGTTCGGTGTCATCCTTGGCCTGGCTTCGGTCAAGTTCAAGGTCGAAGCCGACCCCATTGTCGACCAGATAGACAACATCCTGCCCCAGACCCAGTGCGGCCAGTGCGGCTACCCGGGCTGCCGCCCCTATGCCGAGGCCATTGCCGGTGGCGACGACATCAACAAGTGCCCCCCCGGCGGCCAGGCCACCATCGAAAAGCTGGCCGACCTGATGGGGGTCGAGGCCAAGCCGCTGGACGCCGCCCACGGCGAAGAGGCCGTCAAGAAAGTGGCCTTTATCCGCGAAGACGAGTGCATCGGCTGCACCAAGTGCATCCAAGCCTGCCCGGTTGACGCCATTCTCGGCAGCGCCAAGCACATGCACACCGTGATTAAAAGCGAGTGCACCGGCTGCGATCTGTGCGTCGAGCCCTGCCCGGTAGATTGCATCGAAATGCGCCCGGTACAAACCACGGTCCAAAACTGGAAATGGCGCCTCAACACCATCCCGGTAAAAGAAATCGCCCCTGAGGAAGCCCATTGATGTTGACCTTGCTTGAGCGGCTTTCCAGCAGCGATGTCTTTGATTTTCATGGCGGTATTCACCCGCCCGAATTTAAGAGCCTGTCCAACCACAAGCCCATCGGCAAACTGCCCATGGCGCCCTTTTTGGTGGTGCCGCTGCGCCAGCATCTGGGGGAGCTTGGCGAGGTGTTGGTCAAGGCCGGCGAGAAGGTGTTAAAGGGCCAGCCTCTGTCGCGGCCCATGTCGGTGATGGGTGTGCCGGTCCATGCCCCGACCTCCGGCACCGTGGTGGCGGTAGAGAACCGGCCCCTGACCCATGCCTCCGGCCTTTGGGACATGGCGGTGGTTATCGAGCCCGACGGCCAAAACCAGTGGGGCGAGAAGCACCCGGTGGCCAACCCCTTTGAGGCCGACCCAGCCGTGCTGCTAAAAGCAGTAAAAGCCGCCGGCCTTGCCGGGATGGGCGGCGCCGGTTTCCCCACCGCCGTTAAACTCGGCGGTGGCCGGCCCATCGAAGCCTTGGTGGTCAACGCCGCCGAGTGCGAGCCCTACATCACCAGCGACGATTGCCTGCTCCGCGAAGAGCCCGAAAACGTAGTAGCCGGTGCCCGGCTGATGGCCCGCATCGTCGGCGCCCGGATGGTGGTGATTGGCATCGAGGACAACAAACCCGAGGCCATCTCGGCCCTTGAAGGGGTGATTGAAAGCCTCGACGACGTTTCCATGAAGGTGGTGCCCACCAAGTACCCCTCCGGCGCCGAGCGCCAGCTCATCAAGCTGCTCACCGGCGACGAAGTGCCGGCTGGTGCCATTCCGGCCGACCTTGGCCTGGTGGTGCAAAACGTCGGCACCGCTTACGCCGCCTACCGCGCTCTGGTGCTGGGCGAGCCGCTTATTCGCCGGGTAGTGACCATCACCGGCCAGCAGGTGAAAAAGCCCGGCAACTATTGGCTGCCCATCGGCACCCCCATCAGCCACGCCCTTACCGAGTGCGGCTTTAAGCCCGAGAAAAAACAGCGGCTGATTATCGGCGGCCCGATGATGGGCTTTACCCTCAATGATCCGGCCGCGCCGGTGACCAAAACGGTGAACTGCCTGCTGCTGCCCAGCAGCAAGGAGCTTAAACCGGCCGGGCGCGAGATGAGCTGTATCCGCTGCGGCGAGTGCGCCGATGTCTGCCCGGCCGAGCTGCTGCCTCAGCAGCTCTATTGGTACGCCAAGGCCGAAGACCACGAAAAACTCGACGAATACAAGCTCTCGGCCTGTATCGAATGCGGCGCCTGTGCCTACGTTTGCCCCTCCGAAATTCCCCTGGTGCAGTACTACCGGGTGGCCAAGGCCGATATTCGCAGCGCCCAGGAAGAAAAACGCAAATCCGACAAGGCCCGCGAGCGCTTTGAGGCCCGCAACGACCGCCTGGAGCGAGACAAAGCCGAACGGGAAGCGCGCCATCAAGAAGCCACCGAGCGCCGCAAAGCCGCCATGGCCTCGCGCAGCGAAGAAGCAGCTCCACCGAGCGACGCCGTCGCCGCCGCCCTTGCCCGGGTAAAAGCCCAAAAAGACACCGAGGTGGCCAAGGCCCAGCAAGCGGCGCAAGCCGGCGCCCATCTGGAAAAAGGCGAGCTGGTTCCAGACAACAGCGACATGGCCGCGCTTCGCGAAGAGCGCAAACGCCAGGCCCGGGAGAAAAAAGCCCAGCTGGCCGCACAGCAAGATGCCGAGCCTAGCCCTGATTCCAGCAATGCCCCAGCGGCTGATGCCAAAAAAGCCGCCGTAGCTGCCGCCATTGCTCGGGCCAAGGCCAAGAAAGAGGCCGCTGCCCCGGCAGAAGACACAGGCGACGCCTCGCCCCAAGATGCCAAAAAAGCCGCGGTGGCCGCCGCCATTGCCCGCGCCAAGGCCAAAAAAGCGGCCCAGGGGCAAGGCGCCGAAGGTGGCCAGGCTGATGCAAATCAGCCTGAGCCAAGCTCGGCGGCAAGCGAGCCAGCGGTTAGCGCCGCAACTGATGCTGAGCCTCCTGCTGCCAGCGAGCCGGTAGACCCTAAAAAAGCCGCGGTGGCCGCCGCCATTGCCCGCGCTAAAGCCAAAAAAGCGGCCCAGGCGCAAGGGGTTGAAGGTGGCCAGGCTCAAGCAAATCAGCCTGAGCCAAGCCCGGCGGCACGCGAGCCAGCGGTTAGCGCCGCTACTGATGCTGAGCCTCCCGCAACCAGCGAGCCGGTCGACCCTAAAAAAGCTGCCGTGGCTGCGGCTATTGCCCGCGCCAAGGCCAAAAAAGCGGCCCAGGCGCAAGGGGCTGAAGGTGGCCAGGCTCAAGCAAATCAGCCTGAGCCAAGCCCGGCGGCAAATGAGCCAGCGGTTAGCGCAGCTACTGATGCTGAGCCTCCTGCTGCCAGCGAGCCGGTAGACCCTAAAAAAGCCGCCGTGGCCGCCGCCATCGCCCGCGCTAAAGCCAAAAAGGCGGCCCAGGCGCAAGCCGCCGAAGGTGGCCAGGCTGATGCAAATCAGGCTGAGCCAAGCCCGGCAACCGGCGAGCAAGAACCGGCTAGCCCGGCAAGCAGCGCTCCGGCAGCTGCCCAGCCAAGTGCAAGCGAGCCAGCGGCGCCAGACGCCAAGGCCGCTGCGGCCAGCCCCGCCCCGTCAGAGGCGGACCGTAAAAAAGCGGCCATCGCCGCCGCCATTGCCAAAGCCAAGGCCAAAAAACAGGCTCAGGAAGGTCAGGACTGATGTTAGGTATCGCCAGCTCTCCCCACACCCACAAGCGCCGCACCACAGGCCAGGTTATGCGCCTGGTGGCCTATGCCACGGTGCCGGGCATCGCCGCGCTGTTTTATTTTTTCGGCTACGGGGTGCTTATCAATCTGGTGCTGTGCTCCGTCAGCGCCCTGCTGGCCGAAGCGCTGATCCTTATTTTGCGCCGCAAAAGCCTGTGGCAGCTCACCGACAGTTCGGCGCTGCTTACCGCCATCTTGCTGGCCCTGGCCCTGCCCCCCACCGCGCCCTGGTGGCTGCTGGTGATAGGCTCGGTGTTTGCCATTTTGGTGGCCAAGCAGCTTTACGGCGGCATCGGCCAAAACCTCTTTAACCCGGCCATGGCCGCCTATGTGCTGCTGCTCATTTCCTTTCCGGTGCAGATGACCAACTGGCTGCCGGCTCGCTCCCTTGCCGAGCATGTGCCGAGTTTGCAAGACAGCCTGAGCCTGACCATGACCGGCTACACCACCGACGGTTTTGCCGCCCACCAGCTGAGCCTGGGTGTGGATGGCCTAAGCCAAGCCACCCCCCTTGATACCTTGAAGACCGACCTTAAGCAGGGCAAAACGGTGTCCGAGTCCATGGAAAAGCCGCTGTTTAGCGCCCTTGGGGGCCTGGGCTGGAACTGGGTCAACGGCGCCTTCTTGCTGGGCGGCCTCTTTTTGCTGTGGCGCGGCGTTATAGGCTGGCAGATCCCGGCTGGGGTGCTGGGCGGCCTTTTCGCCTGCGCCTTTGTGGGCTTTGTTAT
This window encodes:
- a CDS encoding EAL domain-containing protein, which translates into the protein MKPGAASASSLLILTFVAWLLMTLSLVMIGRAQLAEQQQLAVQSAIAWQQQPDSPAPPDWLQWQRPGTQPQARAPRHGTLAASVMGVLLGAKEQQLGPLRWRLDSSALYAQIEIALLLALLIPLAGGVLVYLIRKRILERLKIVDQELSQLIDHLDEGEELPGSISVDAFNGTLAAIAEARARVLQQSAEQQRVIKALSQQVLSDPLTTLPNRRAFNDQLGRELANKNAVGLLLIRATALRAINDEDGYSAGDQYLRDLAQILKRQSGKKLACRSYRLSGSDFMVLVATGELGELDQFAQHLMAELMSLRNQSKEQMPAYIGGALVKDTTLTAALSLADTTLSLAMAQGQPGWHVDAGLGPNKSLEQRTQQQWRDHIQYLLTGQGLTLLAQPIQGVNRNEVHYTEILARCHDKDGRLLPTASVMAMAERLGLIQQLDKLVMESALKELVGKPLGRSMYAINLNALTVQDPHFVIWLERKLLAHPELARHLVFEVPEAGLIRQVGASQRFIELLHKMACRITIERFGTGLGAIRFFKALKPDFVKVDAALSRAIDQDKDGQYYLRILVDIAHRLGVKVLAENVENAEERMVLTDLRLDGLQGYYLARPVPFGPSALTMNP
- a CDS encoding DMT family transporter — its product is MPLVALVLAMALWASTFVVLKVVFVEVSPLWVICARMWIAAIALLAMKRFWGKAHYQKGDWRLFAAMSLAEPCLYFVFEAKALLYTSAGQAGMVTAVLPLLTVGGAVLVLKEKASPRLWLGLAMALVGVLWLSAAGTVSADAPNPLLGNSLEFAAMVCAAIYSLSLKKLSDRYSPLWLTAIQAISGSLFFLPMALLSAPVPSGLSSQALLSMLYLGLGVTLGAYGLYNFAMARLPAARVAVFVNLIPLFSLVMAMVLLDERLSPSQLLASSLVLLGVMVSQQGAARDEKNAA
- the rsxA gene encoding electron transport complex subunit RsxA, with amino-acid sequence MGDYLLLLIGTVLVNNFVLVKFLGLCPFMGVSNKLESAIGMSLATTFVLTLASLCSYLVNTYLLEPLGIGYLRTLSFILVIAVVVQFTEMVVQKTSPMLYRVLGIFLPLITTNCAVLGVALLNINENHTLMQSLIYGFGAAVGFSLVLILFAAMRERLAAADVPVPFKGPAIALITAGLMSLAFMGFTGLVKL
- the rsxB gene encoding electron transport complex subunit RsxB, with amino-acid sequence MTILYAILALAALALVFGVILGLASVKFKVEADPIVDQIDNILPQTQCGQCGYPGCRPYAEAIAGGDDINKCPPGGQATIEKLADLMGVEAKPLDAAHGEEAVKKVAFIREDECIGCTKCIQACPVDAILGSAKHMHTVIKSECTGCDLCVEPCPVDCIEMRPVQTTVQNWKWRLNTIPVKEIAPEEAH
- the rsxC gene encoding electron transport complex subunit RsxC; protein product: MLTLLERLSSSDVFDFHGGIHPPEFKSLSNHKPIGKLPMAPFLVVPLRQHLGELGEVLVKAGEKVLKGQPLSRPMSVMGVPVHAPTSGTVVAVENRPLTHASGLWDMAVVIEPDGQNQWGEKHPVANPFEADPAVLLKAVKAAGLAGMGGAGFPTAVKLGGGRPIEALVVNAAECEPYITSDDCLLREEPENVVAGARLMARIVGARMVVIGIEDNKPEAISALEGVIESLDDVSMKVVPTKYPSGAERQLIKLLTGDEVPAGAIPADLGLVVQNVGTAYAAYRALVLGEPLIRRVVTITGQQVKKPGNYWLPIGTPISHALTECGFKPEKKQRLIIGGPMMGFTLNDPAAPVTKTVNCLLLPSSKELKPAGREMSCIRCGECADVCPAELLPQQLYWYAKAEDHEKLDEYKLSACIECGACAYVCPSEIPLVQYYRVAKADIRSAQEEKRKSDKARERFEARNDRLERDKAEREARHQEATERRKAAMASRSEEAAPPSDAVAAALARVKAQKDTEVAKAQQAAQAGAHLEKGELVPDNSDMAALREERKRQAREKKAQLAAQQDAEPSPDSSNAPAADAKKAAVAAAIARAKAKKEAAAPAEDTGDASPQDAKKAAVAAAIARAKAKKAAQGQGAEGGQADANQPEPSSAASEPAVSAATDAEPPAASEPVDPKKAAVAAAIARAKAKKAAQAQGVEGGQAQANQPEPSPAAREPAVSAATDAEPPATSEPVDPKKAAVAAAIARAKAKKAAQAQGAEGGQAQANQPEPSPAANEPAVSAATDAEPPAASEPVDPKKAAVAAAIARAKAKKAAQAQAAEGGQADANQAEPSPATGEQEPASPASSAPAAAQPSASEPAAPDAKAAAASPAPSEADRKKAAIAAAIAKAKAKKQAQEGQD
- the rsxD gene encoding electron transport complex subunit RsxD, which codes for MMLGIASSPHTHKRRTTGQVMRLVAYATVPGIAALFYFFGYGVLINLVLCSVSALLAEALILILRRKSLWQLTDSSALLTAILLALALPPTAPWWLLVIGSVFAILVAKQLYGGIGQNLFNPAMAAYVLLLISFPVQMTNWLPARSLAEHVPSLQDSLSLTMTGYTTDGFAAHQLSLGVDGLSQATPLDTLKTDLKQGKTVSESMEKPLFSALGGLGWNWVNGAFLLGGLFLLWRGVIGWQIPAGVLGGLFACAFVGFVIHPDSNGSPLFHVFSGAAMFGAFFIATDPVTAATSPKGRLIFGLLIGVLTYFIRAFGGYPDAIAFAVLLANMAAPLLDNYTRPQSFGEGSK